A segment of the Aureliella helgolandensis genome:
TCAACAGCGAGTGTCCCAAGACTTGAACCTTGCGCGCCGAGTCCAGCAAGCATTCTTGCCTGAAAAGGAACCGCTCACCGAGGGGTACTCCTTTTTTCAATTCTACCGACCTGCTGAGCAGATTGGTGGGGACTACTACGACTACATTCCTCTGGCTGACGGCCGGCTTGCGATAGTTGCAGCGGATGTTTCAGGGCATGGTATCGCGGCCGCGATGCTCATGGCCAAGCTGTCGGCCGAGATGCGATTTCTGCTAGCCAGCCATTCAGATCCTGCGGTGGCCGTGACCTGCTTGAATCGCAATATGAATGAGCTGGGCGTAGGCATGTTCATCACTTTGTTATGCCTGGTCCTGGAGCCGGGGACCGGCCGGGTGGATATTGTAAACGCTGGGCACATGCGGCCGCTCTGGAAGCGAGCCGATGGTTCGCTGTTCGAGCCGGGAGATGAAGGAGTGGGCGTTCCCATTGGCGTGATTGAGGATTTTGAATACGAACTGGTGTCGATTCAACTGAATGCCAAAGAGGGGCTCGTGCTCTATACCGATGGGATTAACGAAGCGCCTTCCAAGTCGGGAGGTATGTTCGGTATTGAACGACTCAAAAAGCTGGTAACCGCCAGCGCGGGGGACATGCAGAAGTTGGGGAAGAAGATTGTTGCCGATGTGCAGCGATTTACCGAGGGTACTGAGCAAGCTGATGATATGTGTGTCGTCATCCTCAGTCGCGCCTAACGAGTAGGGCCGCCTGCTACTGCCGATGCCTGGGCTCAACTCCGCATGTCTTGTAAATACCCATTTAACCTCTGAATTAATAGGAAAGCTTAAGATCTATGGCCGAGAAACACTGTCGCTTTGGAATCATGGGGACCGCTGGGATTGCACGCAAGAATTGGAAGGCAATTCGCCTCAGCGGCAACGCCCGCGTCGCGGCGGTTGCAAGCCGTAGTGAAGCTTCGGCACAGAAGTTTATAGACGAATGCACCGCCCAAGTACCGCAGGTCTCTACACCGGACGCTGTCGGTTCGTACGAAGCTCTGCTGGCAAGAGAGGACATCGATGCCGTCTACATTCCTCTCCCGACCGCGCTGCGGCACGAGTGGGTGATTCGCGCTGCGGAGGCAGGTAAGCATGTCTTGGGAGAAAAGCCAGCTGCACTTAACGCGCAGCAAGTGGCTGGAATGCTCGAAGCGTGCAAAAAGAACAATGTGCAGTACATGGACGGTGTCATGTTCATGCACAGCCAGCGGTTGCCTCTCGTGGGGGAGTTGCTGAAATGCGATGAGCGTATCGGTCAGCTTCGGCGAATGGCCGCGCAGTTTTCCTTTGCAGGCGATGCGACTTTCTTGAAGAAGAACATTCGAGTGCATAGCGAGCTCGAGCCGTACGGTTGCCTAGGCGATCTCGGATGGTATTGCGTGCGATATTTTCTGTGCAGCCTCAATGGTGAGATGCCCACGCATGTGCAGGCACGTCAATTAACCCGCCTGCAAGGCACTGGCAGCCCCGGAACCGTGCCTGGAGAGTTTTCTGCGGAGTTGTATTTTGCAAGTGGTGTGACCGCCAGTTTCTACTGCTCTTTCCTAACCGAGAATCAGCAATGGTTCCATGCCAGTGGATCGAAGGGGAATCTGCGGGTCAACGATTTCGTGCTGCCCTATCACGGATCGGAAGTCGATGTGCTGACGGCTCAGGATCGATTCGAAATTGACAATTGCGAATTTCACATGGAACCGCATTCGCAGCGTCACGCTGTCCGCGAATACGATGCTGGTCAAGCAACTGCACAAGAGGTGCGCATGATCCGCAAATTTGCGGATCTCGCCCTGTCGGGTAAGAGCGATGCCAGTTGGCCCGCCTGGACGCTAAAGACCCAGCAGGTGCTCGATGCATGCTTCGAGTCGTCGAATCAGGATGGCGCCAAGATTTCCATGACACCCTAAAACCCTTTGTGCCCTTTAAGCAATTTGACTCTAGAATGAAATGCACCATGGAAGTTCAATCGGCCACACAACTGACTGCCAAAAAATGCCTTCCCTGCGAAGGTGGGGTGGAGGCTTGTTCGCTCGATTTTTCCAGCCAGCAGCTCAACGCACTACCGGAGTGGCAGCTGTCGGAGGATGGCAAGTCGATCGCGCGCGTTTGGAAGCTGAAGAACTTTGTGCAAGCGGTGGGGCTGATCAACACAATCGCCGAGGTTGCGGAAGTCGACCAGCACCATCCCAATTTGCACCTTACCGACTATCGCAAGGTGCGAGTTGAGTTGACGACTCATGCCATTGGTGGGTTGAGCGAAAATGACTTTATCCTGGCAGCCAAGATTGATTCTATCGCGAGAGTCGTCGGATTGTGAAACGCGTAGCGGTACTTGGCGGAGGGATCAGTGGCTTGGCGGCCGCGTGGCAGTTGCTGCAGGCAGAGCCACATCCCCACATAACTCTGTTCGAGTCGTCCGGGCGAGTTGGTGGAGTGCTTGAGACGATTCAGGCAGGACCCTATCTGATCGAGAAGGGGGCAGACAACTTTGCAACCCTCGTCCCCGATGCCTTGGATTGGTCGCGAGCGTGTGGGCTAGAGGAGCAGTTGATTCAGCCGGCGAAGTCGAATCGTAAAGCATTCGTGCTGAACCGTGGCCGGTTACTGCCGATTCCCGCAGGGTTTAGCTTGATGCAACCCACTCGCATCAGTTCCATTTTGCAGACGAAGACACTTTCCTGGGCAGGCAAGTTGCGTCTGGCCAAAGAGTATTGGATTCCGGCCCGAGATACCATTGCGGATGAGTCTCTGGAATCGTTTGTGGTGCGACGTTTGGGACGCGAGGTTTTCGAACGCTTGGTTGAGCCGATCGTCAGTGGTATTTTTACCGCGGATCCCAGCACGCTGAGCATGCAAGCGACCATGCCACAGTTTGTAAAAATGGAGCAGGAGCATGGCGGTTTGATTCGCGGGCATCTCGCCGCGAGGCAGAAGGATGCACTGGCTGCCGCCCGCAAGGCAAGCGGAGCTCGCTACGATCAATTCACTGCTCCAAAGTCTGGGATGAGCGATTGGGTGGCCGCACTTGCGGCACAGCTACCTAGCGATTGCATTCAATTGAATCAACGCGTTACAGAGCTGCGACCGGCGGGCAAGGATTCCTCGCGATGGGTGGTAACCACCGAGCGGGAGTCTCTGGAGTTTGATGCGGTGATTGGTGCGATTCCCGCCGCGCCTGCCGCCGAATTGCTCAGGGCGACCCTGCCAGCTGGCGCCGAGTTGCTCGACCAAGTGCCCTATGCGTCGAGCGTGGTAGCCGCTTTGGTTGTCAACCGCGCAGATATCACCCGGCGGATGGACGGCTTTGGGATGATTGTGCCGAGCCGTGAAGGACGCGTCACGTTAGCGATTAGCTACAGCAGCGAAAAATATGCAGGTCGGACGCCCAAAGATGAGATATTGTTGCGAGTCTTTATGGGGGGAGCTCTGCATCCGCAGATGATCGAAAAATCCGATGCCGAATTGGAGAAGATTGCGGCAACCGAGTTGCGTGAGATCCTTGGCTGGACTGGGCGGCTCCCCAATTGGCAAGCTATTATTCGCTGGAATAAGGCTATGCCACAGTATTTAGTGGGGCATGTGGAACGCATGCAGCAGTTGAATCAAGTCTTGGAGTCCTACCCAACGCTTCGGTTGTGCGGTGCCGCCTATCAGGGAGTTGGCATTCCTCAGTGTGTTCGAGGTGGCCAGCAGGCAGCACGAGAGGTCTTGGCCAGCCTGGCTGAAGACAAGTAGGCGAGGTTGCGAGGAGCTCCGTGGAGTCGTGGCGCTCGGCCTCATTTCTAAGCCTCCCCGGAGTATGTGTGTGTGTCTGGGAGGATTGGCCAGCTTACGCCCCGATTCGCTTACTGGAGGCACGCCCGAGTCACCGCCTGCGCGATGGCTTCACACCACCGCATTTGGCTCTGTTCCGAAAATTTGGCAAAGCGATTGTTAAGTTCGATTTCAAGGCCTGCGTAGTGGGAGTTGGGAAATCGCGTTCTGAGAAATGTGGTAAACCCATCGTCGGTCCCAAGGTAGGGCTCGTTGTATCGAGCATCCAGCTCGGCTGTCTTGAGGTGGGCCACAATCTGCTCGCTAACGGTGACTTCCCAGGAACGCGCGGGATCGAATAGGACGCCAATGTCCAACGTCCGTCGGCTGCCTCGAAAACGCGGCGTAAAGGAATGAATTGATAGGTGGAGCACGGTCTGGCCGGCATTCACCTGTTGAGCAATCCGCTCTTGAACGCGATTGCGATAGGAATGGTAGTATCGATCGCAGATGCGGCTGCGGGTGACGCTATCAAGCGGTCCTAGGAACTTCGAGAAGAGCTGCGGTGAATCGAGTGAACGGTTCAGTTCGACGACGAGCCGCGAAGTCGTGCTGTATTCCAACGGAGCGGCGAGCAAGTCCGCGAGTCTCTGGGCGGCTAGCAATGCACCTGGATCGTATCCACGGTGGCTGTGCAGGTGTTGCTGAGCTTCTCCCCGCTGGAAGCAATCCGCCAGCTCTGCAGGGACGGTGTTCCCGCCGTGCTCGCATGTGAGGATGATATGGGGAGGAGTTGCTTGCATGTTCGCTCAGCCGGACGGAAGGCTCACAGTGACTGGAACGGTACCCAGCGATGGAGGCAATCGGCAAGGTCGCGATAGACGTCTGCGAGCCTTTCACGCGAAAACTGGGGACCCAGGGCATGGGTGATGCGAGTCGCCAGCGTGCCGCTCTCCAGGATGATTTGAATCGGAGCAAACAGGTTATCCAGTGTGGCATCCTCGCGGCGAAGTTCACCAAGCAGGGTACTCCACAGTTGGCCAGCGGTAATGCTTGATTTGCGAATGCCAAAATGTTGCAGGTAGCCTGCGTCTTCGATGGTTGCGTTCTCCGCGTGGGCGGTTGTCTGATCGAGGATGCTTCTGAGGTCGGCTGTTGAAATCGATTGCTGTTTTTCGAGTGGCAGCCATCTTTGATCGCACAATGCTCGCACGAGCGAGGTGACGGCGGCACAGATCGATACGTCTGCCGCTGGATACTCCTGGACATCCATCACACGCAGTTCGATGGAACCTCGGTCGAATCTTGCAATGGCGCCACGCGCGTTGAGGAACTCGACCTCCATCTGTCCTTGGGGATCTAGTTTGCCGATGTCGTTGGCAATTGGGGTAAATATCTCACGGCGGTAGGCCGCTTCGTCGAAGATCGGTTCGGGGATGAGATTGCCGGTCAGGGAGGGAACGGCTCGGCAATGATCTGCATAGAGATTCATGCGCGTATCGAGCAATCCGGTGTACTTGCCATCGAGTACCGGGGAGCTCGCAGCCAAAGCGGGCAGTAGCGGCAGGACGAGGCGTACCGCCGCATGCAACTTTGCAAATTCGGCTGCGTGTTTAAAGGGCAGGTTGAGATGCACGCTCTGGACGTTGGACCAGCCGTGAGTGCGGCAATTGAAGATGCGATCGTAGGTTTCGTAGATCTCGTGGTACTCATGCGGCCAAAGTCGAGTCTCCGTGGTCGCATTCATCCAGGGGTGTACCGCCGAGGGGAGTAGGCAGAGGCCCATGCCATCTAGGATAGGGCTGATTTCGCTAATGGCGGTTTCAAACATGGAGGGAAGTCGTCGCAAACGCCGTTTGGGCTTGGTCGTTTTGAGTTCGATGACGTGCAGGGCGAGTTCATTGGACCAGGAAATGGGGCCAATTTCGACATCGCAGGTCGTGTGACCGGCCATCGCAGCTAACACTTTGTCGGCGACGGGACGCACCTCCAACGTCTCTCGGTCGACCAGCATGTACTCCATTTCGATACCGAACGCTTCGAACAAACCCAAGCTTACTGTCGACATGTCAGACTCTCGTACTGAATATTGAGCGCTGCCCAGTGGCGGGCAGGAATGAATGAATTGTGTGAGATCGATCCCGATTCGCTGCACTGCTGAGGCAGTTGCAGGATAACAAGCTTCCTAGGGCGAGAATCGCACTTCGCCACACGCCACAGCGAGCTATTTGCCGCTGAGTGCTTTACGGCGTTCGATTCGACGTACGAAGGATTCCATCAATCGACGGTAGAGTTCGTCGCGCAATACGAGGTCTTCGACGCCAGAGTCCAGGTTGGGATTGTCGTTGACTTCGATGATGAAGAAGTTCCCGTCCGCTTCCTTGACATCGACACCGTAGAGACCATCTCCGATCAAATTGGCCGCTTTGAGGGCGACCGAGACTGCCTTGCGCGGAGCAAGCTCTACAGGCAGTGTATCGAATTTTCCAAATTCGGGCTTCTCACTTGCCGCATGCTTTGCGATTTGCCAGTGGCCACGGGCCATATGGTATTTGCAGGCAAAGATCGGGCGCTGGTCCAAAATACCGATTCGCCAGTCGAAATCGGTTCGCATGTATTCCTGGGCAATTACCAACTCGGAATCCACGAAGAATTCAGCCAAGCGTGCTTGCAGCTCCTGGGCGTCGTTGGCTTTCACCACTCCCTGGCTGAACGCGCTGTCGGGGCGTTTGAGGACGCAGGGGAAGGAGAGGTGTTCCGCCACCGAATCCGCGTTGCGGCGGTGCACGACGATTGTTTTGGGAGTTGGGATCTTAGCCCGGTTCAGCAACTCCGCTAAGTATACTTTGTTGGTACAGCGCAGGATGGAAAGGGGGTCGTCAATCACCACTTGACCGGCCGCTTCGGCTCGCCGGGCGAGTTGGTAGGTATGGTGGCTGACCGCGGTCGTCTCGCGGATAAAGAGGGCATCGAACTCAAGCAACCGCCCGGCGTCCTCGCGGGTGATCAACTCTGCGGCGATACCCAAGCTAGCGGCCGCTTTAATCATCCGTTTGAGAGCCGGCGGATCGGAGGGAGAGAGTTGTCCTTCCGCTGGATTGTGGAGTATCGCCAGGTCGTAGCGCGAGGCGTGCCGCTTGGGACGGCGAGAAAAGCCACGTGCAAAGTGCCGCTGCGCGGCGCTAGCCACGAACTCTCGATGACTCTTGGGGATATCGTTGAGGGCGATGGCCGAAGCGCGTCGCAACCGCCACTTGCCACGCCGTGAGAACTTAAACCTCAACAACGGTGCTTGGAACAGTCCGTACAGCTCCCTGGCGAGCCGATCGTACTTGCGCGCTAGGTTCTCGCCAAAATAGACGCTGAGCGTGAACTCATCGGCGGTCAAGCTTTGGAGCGATTTTTGGATGACCTCTTCTAGTGAAGAGGGGATCAGCCGCACTGCCGCCACTCCATGCAAGTCTTGCATGGTCATAACATCTGGAATGGGACGTTGCCCACGAGCTTCTGCCAGTAGCGAAACGTAATACCCCATGCTTTGGTAGGCATAGGATCTACAGAGGTTGTAGATCTTGGTTCCTCGCCGAAAGTCCCAGTCTGGATTGGTTAGATAGTCACTGGGGTCAATGGTCTGAACGCCCTCAAAACCGCCAAGCCAGTCATCGCTGGATTCGGCAACGAGAACGACATTCATTTAGTGGCTCGCTTCACGCATGGAACGTGGTGTTAGTGTGAGGAGGTTCGCATCGTAGGTAACGATGCCCAAAAGAATGGCTGCCGTGACTCGCGAGCGAGCAGCGACATATTGATTGCTGGGGGCGATGGGATTGGGGTGCAATGGATCTGCAATCTGCACATTGCCGCTGTGCGGATCGTAGCCATGCAGCACGACAAAATGGCCGGTGGGGTCACCGCCAATATCGTCAGGGACGCAGGTTTTTCCCTGGGCATCGGCCGGTTGCCAACGCTCCCTGCGCTCCTGGTAGAGGTACGTCGCGCTGACGCCGCAGAGCATTGGTTTTCCATCGGATAATGTCGACACGATCAACTCTTCGTTGATCGGCCGCATCTCGATGCGTCCGCCCAACGTTAAGAATTTTAAATAGGATTCGGTGGCTGTCTGCAATCGATGTTGGTCGGTATCGGGGCGGGTGCGTTTGACAGCATACTGCTGCTTGAGCTTATCGGCTAGCCAGTTGGCGTCTGGGCCGGCCGGCTCTCGAAACCACGACGGGTCAAAGACCTGCAGGTTATGCGTCGTGATGACCGCGTCGTAGCCACGCTGTAACGCGTGGCATCCGAGCTGAACCGCAAGCGTGCCACCGCTGGACAGTTCCCCAATTTCGATGATCAATTGGTTCAAATCGACCGGATCATTCCAGTACTGGTAAACCGCCGCCAAGCAGGTGGGGCCGCAACTGGAGTCATTCGGTTGGGACTGAATTTGAACTTGAAGGGCATGTTTCATGCGTGAGCTTGTCATCGTCAAAAGTCGCTATCTCGATCGCGATTCTCGCCTCGTGGGCGATGCGACTTGGTTTCAGGTGGAACGGTAACGATGACGGCGTCACCACGACGGTCGGTGATTTCGCAGTCTTCGGGAAGTTGCAAGTCGTCGATCGTGAGTTCGCCACCATCAACGATGTCGTCGGCGACCAATTCGAGTCGATCGGGGAAGTGATGCTCGGGCCCTTCCAGGCGAACTCGCTTGATCGCTTGGTTGATCTTTTTGGGCCGCCGTACAGAATCACTGTAAACGAGCTTGATGTTGACATCGTGAACGATCCATTCCGAACCACTCATGATTACTTTCTACCTGTTGATTGGAGAAGCTCAAGTCTTATTCTCTGCCATTCGCCTTGGCACGTATTCGAAGGAGCGAAGGTAGGATTGGCACGTCCAGTGTAGCAGTCGCCGGGCGGATCCCCAGCACGCGAACTGCCAGCGTCCGAATTGGAACCGGTTTCAGATCAGCCCGCAAGAGGAGGATCAGCGCTACGGCGCGGCCGCAACTTGAGAGCCCGAACAGCACTAAGTATGCGTTGAGGGTGCAGCCTAGGGAATTCAAGAGCACGGCTCCCAGAGTCGCCCCCGCAAACATCGCTAGTGTATTAGCGAAGTTATACAACGTCAGCAGCTTGGTGCGCTGGTTGGCTGGCAGGGTTTCAAAGAACAGTAGGAAAAATCCGAGTTCATAGGCGGCCCAGGCAATCCCGCTGAAAAATTGAGCGATCATCAACCACCAAATGTTGGCGGACACCGTCCACATGGCGGAAAGGGGGACGAGGCCAATGGCTCCGATCCACAGAAGTGTCGAAGCTCCAAAGTGACTGGCAATCCGCGTCCACATCGCCAGTGCTAAAACACGCGACAGGAATGCAACCGCTACTAAAAATACGAATTGATAGTAGTCCATCCCCAATTGCTTCAGCATGTAGGGTGCAAAAAACGGGCCGCTCACCTGAACGCAAGCCTGCACGGCGACTAGATACACGAGCAACCGTTTGCCTGACTTCGAGATCCCCTGCGTGCTGCTGGTGGCACCGCTTGCGGCGGCGGAGGTGGTGAGGCGACGAGAATCTCCGGTTGACGATTGGCGGGAGGTTAACCTTGGATTGGTGCGGTGTAGCGCTAGGCATGCCGCCGAAATTGAACGGAAGATTGCAGCCAATAGGAAGATGGAAGCAAAGCCAGTCAGCAACCAACCCTGGTTTTGGGCCGTTTGCAGCAGGGCCCCGCCTCCAACAAAGGCGATGAGGGTTGCAAGTTGTTGCAGCCGAGTTCGATTGGAGAAGTAGCCAGCTCGAATCTGAGATGGAACGACCGTTTCCATCCACGTGTTCCAAGCAGGGCCCGAAGCCAATCCCGCCCCCCAGTAGATTGATGCAACGAGCAGCAGTCCAGGCAACCCGATAAAGCCGCTCAGGGCGGCGATTACCAGCGGTAGGAAGGCTAATGCTTGAATCGACGCGCACAGGACTACCCAACGCTGCTCAGTCCCCAGCCATCGCATGGCCCGCAGCGAGACCAACTGCATGCCACCGCCAGCCACCACCGGTAGACTGGCCACCAGTCCAGCAGAGGTTTCGCCCAACCCGAGCGCTAGGGCAAACGCCGGAAGATACGATTCACCGAGTCCGACCATGGCTCCAAAATTGGCGCCGTCTCCCATGCTTTGTTTCAGATTCTGCCGCGTCGTTTGCGGGATCGAACCCAGCCGTCTGGCAGGAACGCTCGGTTCACGAGCTTGCAGTGTGTCGCCCAAGGAGTCGTTCTCGCTCTGCATAAACGGCTTGGCAAAGGAATCTTGGTTGGCCGATGAGTTCACGACCACCGAGCTGCGTGCAGGGGGACGCAAGGTGGTGGCGCGGGCTTCAAACGCATTGGGCATATCTGGCTTCGTGGCAGTTACGTTGCCGGCGTTGATAGATTTCTGGGAACTGGGAACTGGGGCCGCACGGCGAGCTGCGACTGGACCTCTTGGAGCTGGCTGTGTGCCGTTACTCAGGAGGAGGGAGCTTGCACAAGTGGCAGAGTAGTCGCAGCATGGCTTCAATACTACTGATCTCGGCGGTCTCATTCGCGGTATGGTAGGACGAAGTTGGGAGCTGCAGCGTTGTGCCTCGGACCGTTCCCCGGGTGGCGGTGAGAACCCGTCCCAGCTCTGTCCTACCAAGTGAGAGCTGCTTCTCACGGTTCTGGTTCAGACTTTCGACATATTGGTCCTTAAAGCGGTACGAGATTCCCAGACTTTCACAGCTTGTCCGCAATTCTTCAGTAACCTCGCGATCGAATTCCGAGTTCGCGTCCTTGTAGCGGAGGACCACTTCTTGCTCGGACAATTCCTCCAAGCTGCCGAAAGGGCTCGTGTCGAGTACGATCAGGCGGTTGGTTTGCGTGTCGTGTCGTTGAAACCACTCGGTGGCAAAACGCCAACTGCGCCCTGCCTCTTCGCCTGCGGTAAATAACGCAGTCCCCTGAAAGCCGAGGCGAATTAACTCGATGAGCATGGCCACGGAAATGACGTTGTCGAGCTGGGCTGAGACGCGTCCTCCATCGACTTTTAAGCGGTCCAGGAACGAAACTGGAGTTCCGGGCTGCAGGAATTCGAGTCCATCGATTTCGAAGATCAAATTGCGCCGACGCGGGCAGACGTACGATTCAGTAATCGTGCCTTGTCCCAGGTAGGAGCCCGTGTAGGGAGTATGCGCCTGAACGCGCTGCCCATGGAAGCGCCCCGCCACCAATTCCATGAACTGCTCGGAAACGGAGTCGCCGGTCAGCTCACTGCGATTGCCTGCAATGAAGGCTGCATACTGAAATTCATTGGGGCCGGTGCACAGCAAGCCGTGGCGATCGACGTGGGCCGACAGATAGAGGCTGTCGGGTTGTGAGCCCTGCGCCACGAGAAGACCTTGGTAGCGTCGCACCGTCACTTGGCATTCTTCCAGCTCTCGTCGAAGTATGCGGAAGAACGCGTCTTCCACACCCACCACGGATGGCTCTCGCACCAGAACTCGCAGCAGATGCAGCAGCTCGTTGACGTTGGCGGAAGTGGCAGGCAGTGGAGGTTGGGTTGTTGGCATGGTTCAAGCTGCACTGTTCAGGCAGCCCGCAAAACGTCAAGTTGGTGATACAGCCTGAAGCATAGCTTTCTGGCGGAATAGGAACAGAGCAACTTTTCACGGTAAAGAACCGGTTGGCCAACTATTTGCCAATACAGAAGCGGCCAAAGATCTCACCAAGAATGTCTTCGTTATGAACTTCACCAATGACCGAAGAGAGGTCCTCAAGTGCAACTCGGAGCTCGGAGGCGACCAGCTCTTCCCCCTCCTGGGATGCGTTCAATTGCATCGCTGCGGCAATTGCTGCAATGGCTTGCTCGATTCCGCTGCGGCAGCGTAGCATAGCGCGGTGCATTGCGTCGGATTGTAGGTTGCTGGGCTTGCTAGCCAACGTTTGCCGGATGGAACGCACTAAATCTGCAATAGTGGCTGCGTCATGAACGCTAATCGCTTGATAAATGGGAGTCGCGTCCAGGTTCGATGGCGGACTCTGCGATTCTGAACTGCTTCCAGAGATTGCCGAAGCGGTAGTTGCGGGGGGAGCTTCAAGCTCGCCATTCGGCCGGTGCGTTGCACCGAGGATCGTTCGCAGGCGTGCCTCGCAGTTGCGATTTTCCGCAGCGTCCAACTTGGTTCCCACGACTACCATCGGAGTTCCCAACGCCCGCAATTTAGACCATTCGCCGACCAGCCAAGACTCGGAAAAATTTTCCGATAAATCGATGCAAAATAAAATGAGGTCGGCGGTGCTGAGTCGATCTTGGAGGACCCTTTGAGCCAGGGCTCGCGGTGTCGCCTCCTGCAGCTCTTCCATGCCAGCGGTGTCGATGAGCTCGACGGTCAACTCCTCAAACTCAATGCGCTGGCTAATGGCATCGCGCGTGGTACCCGCTTGGGCCGAGACAATCGCTCGATCCGAACCGACGAGGGCGTTGAACAGCGAGCTTTTGCCTGCATTGGGCAAGCCGACCAAGAGCAGTTGTGGGGTCCGGGAACGCGATCCTCGCGATTGCAATTGTTGGGCAATGCGATGCAGTTGCGTGTTGATCTCCCGCAGTTGGTTTTGCAGCTCATCGACGCTGATGAACTCAATATCCTCTTCCACGAAGTCCAAGCCGGCTTCTAGATGGGCGATAACCTCTAGCAATTGGTTGCGCAGTTGCCGGATGGGAGTGGAAAGATTGCCGCCAAGTTGCCCTAAGGCAACGGACAGTTGGTCGTCCGATTCTGCTTCGATGACCCCCAGGACAGCTTCGGCTTGGGTGAGATCAATTTTTCCAGCGAGAAAACTGC
Coding sequences within it:
- a CDS encoding peptidase M42, with the translated sequence MPTTQPPLPATSANVNELLHLLRVLVREPSVVGVEDAFFRILRRELEECQVTVRRYQGLLVAQGSQPDSLYLSAHVDRHGLLCTGPNEFQYAAFIAGNRSELTGDSVSEQFMELVAGRFHGQRVQAHTPYTGSYLGQGTITESYVCPRRRNLIFEIDGLEFLQPGTPVSFLDRLKVDGGRVSAQLDNVISVAMLIELIRLGFQGTALFTAGEEAGRSWRFATEWFQRHDTQTNRLIVLDTSPFGSLEELSEQEVVLRYKDANSEFDREVTEELRTSCESLGISYRFKDQYVESLNQNREKQLSLGRTELGRVLTATRGTVRGTTLQLPTSSYHTANETAEISSIEAMLRLLCHLCKLPPPE
- a CDS encoding tRNA modification GTPase, which codes for MKLDLQRTIVAVSSAIAPARRAIVRLSGQETGAILARLLIPACSQQAAVKQTLLASNRALSGVVDCDLGLAGRTIESRVYYWPNARSFTGEPCAELHLLGSLPLVELLTEQIASLGALPASRGEFTLRSFLAGKIDLTQAEAVLGVIEAESDDQLSVALGQLGGNLSTPIRQLRNQLLEVIAHLEAGLDFVEEDIEFISVDELQNQLREINTQLHRIAQQLQSRGSRSRTPQLLLVGLPNAGKSSLFNALVGSDRAIVSAQAGTTRDAISQRIEFEELTVELIDTAGMEELQEATPRALAQRVLQDRLSTADLILFCIDLSENFSESWLVGEWSKLRALGTPMVVVGTKLDAAENRNCEARLRTILGATHRPNGELEAPPATTASAISGSSSESQSPPSNLDATPIYQAISVHDAATIADLVRSIRQTLASKPSNLQSDAMHRAMLRCRSGIEQAIAAIAAAMQLNASQEGEELVASELRVALEDLSSVIGEVHNEDILGEIFGRFCIGK